In Plodia interpunctella isolate USDA-ARS_2022_Savannah chromosome 4, ilPloInte3.2, whole genome shotgun sequence, the sequence GGTACTCGTTGCAATGATGCTTATTGGTATAGGTACTAAAGCTGCAGAGCTATTATATCGCCGAAAACTCGCATCCTGCGTGGGAAGAGGAATGATGGGTTTGTTGAATGAAAGATGGCGCGATGACCGGGCACGgatgcgcgcgcgcagcgtAGACCGACCTGGCAGACGTAGCCGACATCCGTCGTATGCAAGACGCGCGACGCAGAATCGCTAGaacaattttcaacaaaaaatacagtttttagTTTCGATCTTTTTGTATCACTTCATGGATGAAGCGGATGTATAGTGAATTGACTAAATTCAGTGTTTAAAACGTATCATGTGACTGGTGAAAGTGGCTTCgttatgaatattttgttgaGATGTGGCCCTTAAGGAATACTTAGCGGTATACATGAGTTTAAGGAGAAAGGTAAgtcttcattttaaaattattattaaatacgtatcaaaaaaataagttaactTAACCATTATCAATTTACAACATCGTCGTAGGGCGCCTATACTTACCGTCTCTCCGGTAAAGCGTTAGCGACTTCCTCAATTTGCTCAGGAGACgaagtaaaaataatgaccTGAAATTGAATATTCCTATTTGCTAATAACAATTTAGTGTGCTTAGTTTAAAAACTGTCGGACTAACGAGCTTTAAGTTACAATCTCTATTTACATAAGTATGAGATTTACACAATTTACTTGCTCctgaaataaacacaaaataatacttttgtaAACACTTGATtaggtaataatttaaaaaatctactcaaatcaaaactaaaatgcTTTTGTGGATAGTACGTAGAAGTACTATTTAACAATGTCTTGGTCTTGTTACCTAtcatttaaactttttgtcTAGGTAATGCGAGGAGACAAACCCAAATTGTGTTTGCTGGTCGCGACACTAGCTCTCGGGTATGCGTGGGCGGGCAGCCCCTGCGAGCGCAGAGTCACCTGGTGGGACCGGGAGCGGAGTGTGTGCCAGCCCTGCACGCGCTGCGACCCTCGCCAGCACCTCATAGTGTACCTGCCCTGCGAACTGCACCGCGACACGGTCTGCCAATCTCTCCACCAAATCAATCTCTGGGCGTTCCTCGCGCCGCGTCGTAATGTCACGACCACAGACTCTAGTGAATCCAGTGACTACGAGTACGATTACACGGACAGCAATAGTGAAGTGAATGATGTTGACGACCAGTGGGACCTACAGACCCTCAGTGTGGTGTTAGCTGCCAGTGGATGTGTGGTTTTCTTTATAGTAGTACTATTTGTGTCGTTGTCTCACGCGAAGCAGTGGAAAATTCTCAAGCAGACACTACAGTCAGGTGAGATAAGAGTATGTACGACAGTCTTTGAAACTTGGCAATGACTATCTTATTGGTATCCCTACACTGATATGATCAAAACTACTGCCGACTTATGTTGAAatgatttcaatgaaattagtATGAgttaggtaatattttttacaatttataaaaaaaacgtagTCTTCAATGTACCATCTGTGGGTCAATCCCAATTACTCcagaaatgttaaattttaataccaggcataatatttatgtgcTGCAAGGTGATAATGTCGGTACATTTTCGGCTTTATTAGCAAAGCTTTGGTGTACTGCGGAACACGCCATTAGCCCGTGTTATATGACGGGCAGTAAATCAAGCTAAATCTGGCcagcaaacaaaacaaacagtcGGGCCGTCAAGCAAGCCCGTCCGCAAACACCAACTGATATGTTATCCtttgcatatatttatattatataaataaattatcgacTAAGTCACTCATCCGAGCGTTTATCGATTTATATTAGCGTCGGAGCCTAggcccaggatccgctttactaatttttcacatttatttatcaacctATAAACTGTCATCCTATCGATCGATCTTAGAAGTACTTATAGTAGAGCTTATTACCTACAAACACCAAACTTTGCTTACTGCTCAATCTCcgaatttaaaatgttgccTTCACGATTATTTATTCAGGACCGACAACAATCGTGATCATGCGACCTccactgtatttatttattatacaacccaaagtaaatattacgcactctgaatataaaattaccaaCAGAGATCCTCACAAGATAAAATCTTCAATACCATTTTAAAGGATCCAACGAGAAGTTTggattaatacaattttaatgaaattagatTATGTCCACGGTCCCATGCGACATTTGTAGAATATGCCAACAAAATCACCATCTAGATATGCTCCCCGGTATTGCTAAAgctaaaataagaattaaagaCAACTCGCTATGTGAATGCGGCCTAGACGAGGGTACACCtgatcacatattttttgaatgcTCAAAATATTCTCCATCCCTATACGACTTGCTTCCCCCTTATGTCCCAAGACCTGTAAATATGCAATTTCTATTAACATTAGTTTTCTCCccatttacaattatattgacaaaatttatacaaaataataatatctacttataatttttatttactttatccgtatgtacaatatacatatgtataatatatttatatacttttatattttaggttacacactAATCCGTGTGAAAAAAATGACAggcttatttttcttttttaatcaacaaaaaagtttaaaacagttttaaaaattttttttttcatatcaataTCCTCTCCACACCTACAGAAAGTTTGCTTTTATATAGACGCGTCAAtcaacattttgtataaagtgGATATTGACCTGAAAAAACCGCGATGATGAATATAAGCCAGGAGTTCTTTTGTTGAGAATTTTAGATCTTTCATCATATTCTGTTAGAGGCAATAAATCTAAAGCTCAGCTCAGGAGCGGCCGCGCCCGCGCCATGTAAACAATCTGGTTTGTTTGAACATGTGCACTACTAATTTTGACCTGAGTTATACCGGACCGCCCGCGTAACAATAGCTAACGGTTTTTTTCCTTGCATTCGCCTTTTACAAATGAGTATTGTCATTAGTCTCAAACATATTGGACTTTAATTTGATAACTATAGGCTTATCAAGCATGTCCTATTATATCGGAgaataacaaattgttttacCATGATGTGGCTACAACAAGTTTTGTCACCATTGGGAAATTATTACAGCTAAGACAGTCACGGCTCATTgtctttttaacattttaatgttcCATACTTTCACTTCGACATGCCAAGTGTCAATGTTGATATATTTGGTGTCTTACTGACGCAATGTAGGGTCTAATAGAAACACGTTACTTCAATGTTGTTAGTTACGTTATATTCGTGTACCAAGACTACAAATCAATCGAAGATGAAAATGCCAGTGGAAATGCCAGTCGTGAATACACACAGCTTGGTTTAGGGAGATACCTATGCCAACTTcgtagtttttgtttattttgtttgccaTCATGATGAAAGCTAAATGATGATGTGTgattattttaagattaaataaataccatatAATGTGATTGTCCCAGCTAAAACATATAACCCTCTGTTATTTTTCCAGACATGAAAGATCTGACAGCAAAGATGAGGTTGATGGAAGCCGGAGGAGAGACCCCTTCGGAGCCCCCCTCGCCGACGGATCACCACATCTATTGTAACATTCACGTCGGCAAAGATGCACTGCTCGGTATGTGTTTACAGACTCGACCTTTGTTTCGTCTTCATATTCACACCCACAGGGAAATCCAATTACAACAATTGGTAATTAAAGATTCTTTCATCGAGTTTCATTTGCACGGTGAAGTGTTAATTCTTCTCATCTACTTTTTTATACGAGGCATTTTGGTATGCCAGTGAAGCTGGAATGTTACGCCTCCTGGTCTCGGCACCGCTATTTCAAAGGAGTCCGTAACCTTCACAAAGCAATTCCTAAAAAGGAATGTTTACACGGTCATAACTCTCATTAACGTCTGTGAGACGGTGATCTTCTCTGGCTCTGAGCCAACAAGATTAAAATACTGTCTCGATAGTGCGGGAGCAAGTCTGACAATCCTGGCGCCCGGAGCGCgttccttatttattttcgatcGGCGTGTCCCAGAGGTCATTTTAGCCATAAACTTACTCGACCGAACGAGACGTCTGCTCTGCTGATTTATATACGtacatttcttctcaacagaATAGCTGCCGTTTAGACATTAAGTTTctgtattgatttttaaacattcaGTCCGTATGTATTGATTTTCATTCCCATCCCATACCGTTAGTGGCATTCCATATACATTGCTGCACAAGTGGCCTTTATACAGAGACAATAACAATGCGATGTCCCAATCACGGATCAACCAATGACAGTCCGTATCAGTATGATGTACTAGTTGCTAATAGTCAATTGCTCCCTCGTACTATGGAGGTCGCGGATTCCGACACGCTTGGCTTATGCCgaacaaattttaaaggaGCTATCGTAACCTCGTTATCCTGCGCTCGATACTTCATAAAGGTATGGTACCACACTGCTCTTAACTTTAAGTTGAGTACTAACTCTAGTTCTCAATTCAAGTCCTCGTTGGTTGCCTCTACGTACGGTACACTCAAAGCTGAGTGGTCTGTGATTGTTTAATTAAGTTAGTATTAAGTTACACACACACCTTTACAGGTAAAGGAATATAATATCTTACCGAGAAATAGCAACTTATGTTATGTACCTTGTTGATTGCTTTAGATTGTAGATGTTATTTAGAGATTGTTTACATGAAACTCGCGGAAAATTCTGTACCGTCGACGGATAAATATACATCAGCTACAGTCCATTTAGAAAAAGTTCAACGGCCTTCTAAATTATGACTGGTCGGTGGGTTTATTTATCGTTAATTGTCAAAAATCGAGTGGTAGCAGGAAGCTCGGTCCTTCCCGGGGCGGCTCGAGTGAAGGCTGGCGGAAGCGGAGCGTGGCTAACAGCCTGCATTACAAATAACCTCCTAATGAAAGCACGTGCGTACTACGCCTCCACAGGGTCGATTACCTGCACTAGAGTTTTCATATTAGCCTATGGACTTTCTAATcgagaaaataataaacggTAACTAGGTATGCCAATAGTAAGTTATGATTTAGCTGAGATAGTAGTATAGCAACTTATAATGCGGGTCCGGTATAATCtgcgtaaaaaaaactaaaagacCTTTAAAAGTGGGTTCAAGATTGTGCAAAGTGGGTTCAAGAAGTGGGCAAAGATAGccaataaatcaaaaacaaacagTACATCAACAGATAAAGatgaatttttatatgaataatcataataaagcaCCAGAATACGGGTTCACTTTCCTGCATTTTATGATCAACGAACCATTTTGCCAAGATACCAACACTATTCAATAATCGTGTAACATCGAGCCGAGtattaaagttataaacaGATGCACTTGAGCAATGAACTTGAAAACTTATTATTCTGAAAGTGCGTGGCACCATGTCGTGGGATAAGGGATCAGTCGGCGCGCTGCCTAGTGTGGTCTTCCACCAGTGATCGTTGATTTCGGCGTAATGGCGCGTTTCCATCAACCAcacgaaaattttaaaataaattatataatttattttatatatctttattaaaattatatatattatatcattatttactGTTTTTGGATTgggaaagtaataaatatgctTTGATATAACTAGGAGACCGCACTTTAGGAGAATATGGGAGAGAATAAAATAGTGAgagtgtaggtaggtacttcgaaattgtatgaaaaaagtAGAAGGCACTATAGAAGAGACACTATACATTGTgtgcataaattaataaatgaataaataagagATGGATGGAGTGCGGTTAGCAGGATATGGTTCAGAGAGTAGGTAGGTTATCATCAGATAGGGAAAAGTTTAGGAAACCAACATTTTGTACCGATAGCTCATAAAGGTAGCCGGATTGatattgaaacaatatttctcTTGTTAACTTTCAAATAAGTACAATGGAAACAAGTCGACCGTGTCGTGTCTCATGACCAACTAGAGTCTCTGAGTCTAGTCACGTTGGACGTGAGCACGGctgcattattattacaaagacaGCTTTTACTACggattcttcttctttattgAAGTCCTATTAGAAATCTGCCATAGAAGCAGCCAGAACCAGATAGAAATAAACACCAATTCAAATGCCTAGAATTCAcaaactacataaaaaaattgctgtCATATAATTGtttgtaacattatattttattcatattttattgatttttgcaTTCATGAAAtcataaacaattataatgaCCACAAACACAGACCATTTAGTGACCACAAACAATAGCGGTGGCGAtatagaatagaaaaaaaaatatttttttaattgtaacagAATATTTTAGCAAATTACTACAGAATAAAAGGCTTATAATTCATTAAAGCAAAACTCAAAAATAGCAAATggtggtctgacaactaaggatgccgaagaccaTGCGAAGCGGAGGAAAATAATAGGAACGCAGACCTGGGCTCCGTTTGATGAAGAATTAAATGTAGTTAAACCGAGAAAGCAACATATGTTTTCCCggtttacatacataacaaaacgaataaattaactaattcACTCACAACATAGTGGAGCGCACTTCCTCGAGGGAGAAAAGCAAAGCAACTCTCATATTACGAAATATATTTGCGTGGGTGTAACTATTCCGGAATACAAGTTGGGTGTTGCTAAAACTGCACTTCACAACTTCGAATTTACGAGCAACaacattcataatttattttcttggaCACAAATAATGTCATTCGAAcgaagcttttatttttttaaattcgtcGGGAAGCTGATTTGCTAGATGTACTGTTCAACAGTACATATTTCAACCGGATTTAACGGTTTAAGTCTGGGCCAAACCCGTACCTTGTGCCACCATCCCATTTTTATCAAtgtcttttaattaatagcgGAAGCTAAAAAATACCACAGGAGGTTATgcttaactaaaaaaaatattaaacgaaAATTATGGAGAACTTTATAAAAACCGTTGATCTCTATGAGCGGATGTAGAGAGGTAAAGACGTGCGTCACGCGCGGCCCCATTTCTCTCAGCGCCAGGAAGCGCTTCCCAAAAGCTTCCTCCACTAGACGTTTGCGCCGTCAATAATAGATTccatcaaaatatattcggGATATATTGAGTAGTCGTTCGGTCGAAGTGCTGTCGATGACGCGATCGTAGTCGTAAAACAAAATGCGGTTTGATcgaattacatattttattagcttGGTTATTCTCAGGTGATATCATGATTTTACAAAGGATTCCTTAATCTGCATCTATTGACGTGAATTGAAGTAATTAGGCTTAGACTTTTTTATACAAGGTTACCTTATTTACCGCTGACGAAGACCCAGGCGGTTGCGTTATACTTACCCTGTGTTTAAATAGCGTTATGCATCAatatttctatgaaatatttacactttCAAAGTAAGCACTCTGCCCAAAATTGGTGTTGTTGCTCTTTTGATTTGCATTCGATAATAAACACGATGGGAACCGATCCTGGACAATATCACGTGCTCAGAATAGTGAATTCGCACCTGAATTTCCTTTCCTTTCGGGGCTCCGGAAGTGCTCGGGCGTTATGGTCCTTAGTTTAATATTCACAGGACCGTGTAGAGCCAATAACATTTGTTACCGGCTATAAACTTGCACATTATATCAATATTCCGCGATTGAACACGTAACGATGGTGGAGCAAAAATCCTTATTTTACTTCACATCCGGTGTTGCCATATAAGAATTTCAATGCTTTCTTTGCCTCTGAgaatgtgtaatatttttgtattataatactgTGTGGCAATTTACAATCCGATTAGAAatcgatttttttcatcagGTTCTAATGAATTCCAATTCAATGGCCTTTGTTCGATCATTTAATGCCTACTGTATTCCGATCTGATACTCATAAAGCTTCAATTCCGATGAACTTTCTAGCCTCATTGTTCACGAAAACCGTGCAAT encodes:
- the wgn gene encoding tumor necrosis factor receptor superfamily member wengen, with amino-acid sequence MSLRRKVMRGDKPKLCLLVATLALGYAWAGSPCERRVTWWDRERSVCQPCTRCDPRQHLIVYLPCELHRDTVCQSLHQINLWAFLAPRRNVTTTDSSESSDYEYDYTDSNSEVNDVDDQWDLQTLSVVLAASGCVVFFIVVLFVSLSHAKQWKILKQTLQSDMKDLTAKMRLMEAGGETPSEPPSPTDHHIYCNIHVGKDALLGPQSKKGLGNVYTQEKHPS